In one window of Acaryochloris thomasi RCC1774 DNA:
- a CDS encoding LemA family protein: MNSKNVIPEELVPVVLEKAGQLYLQNTGPEGYSLEELMDAGSEAQIPAELIQQAYRQLQREQEDAKRRQTQQRQYLMIGGAIATLLPLLGTIWFGATYNSLNASKSTVEGKWAQVENQMQRRADLIPQLTQVAQSYASSEQQMIQELAKAQTAFLNAETIAQKQAADGGVKDAIANFQTITARNPSLQSNELFINLQYEIAGTENRMATERMRYNQAVQIYNQSLRDFPTVLIAGGLKFQAQPFFKSVQK, translated from the coding sequence ATGAATTCTAAAAACGTCATTCCTGAAGAACTCGTTCCTGTCGTGCTAGAAAAGGCAGGCCAGCTTTATCTACAGAATACTGGCCCTGAGGGCTACTCCCTTGAGGAACTGATGGATGCAGGTTCAGAAGCTCAGATTCCAGCCGAGCTGATTCAACAGGCATACAGACAGCTTCAGCGAGAGCAGGAGGATGCAAAGCGGCGTCAGACACAACAGCGGCAGTATTTGATGATCGGAGGTGCGATCGCAACTCTCCTCCCTCTCCTCGGAACCATCTGGTTTGGCGCAACCTACAATTCTCTCAACGCCTCAAAATCCACCGTCGAAGGTAAATGGGCACAGGTAGAAAACCAGATGCAGCGCCGTGCTGATTTGATTCCACAGCTAACGCAGGTGGCGCAGTCCTACGCCAGTTCAGAACAGCAGATGATTCAAGAGCTAGCGAAGGCCCAGACTGCTTTTCTTAATGCGGAAACGATTGCCCAGAAGCAGGCTGCAGATGGGGGGGTGAAAGATGCGATCGCAAACTTCCAAACTATCACCGCTCGCAATCCCTCCCTTCAATCCAACGAACTGTTCATCAACCTGCAGTACGAAATTGCCGGAACCGAGAACCGAATGGCCACTGAGCGGATGCGCTACAACCAAGCAGTCCAGATCTACAATCAGTCACTACGAGATTTCCCCACCGTTTTGATTGCTGGAGGCCTGAAGTTTCAAGCTCAGCCCTTTTTTAAGAGCGTCCAAAAGTAA
- a CDS encoding TPM domain-containing protein, translating into MLLNQLRYCYRILPTFALGLGLSFLLSSLVPSQAIEVSAVPNPRQNNVWVTDMANLLSPSSEDQLNQMLSALEATNGAEIAVVTVPDTQPSASPKTFTTELFKTWGIGKKGVDNGVLFMVSKGDRRTEIETGYGVEGILPDARVGKIIRLEVTPQFKQGNFDEGIVNGTQALIALLENEIFEPPTPLEQINRYTGGLFSSANAVAVVFVAIVAAQLKRMLKGGQQAILVAPLGRTVSVKTDDWRGQWVAGLRWLAGDCSPLEGTERRPLKLGIVLNPTRTVFQGWWTLFGLFAGLWVVSSIIAGGILLKLLLIWAWFGYELWCCAKRDIKGRKALKTVMVTLFTFSFVALFMMLVIFSIFEEFFFLPSLFLAAFGGACAGSLRLLRSLCEHNEVLCLSCDGPMQPLAEDALQQRLKPAEQAAKKIKSTIYEGWQCPACSPVLAQDGFDLHLFSEVMRSQKFERCSDCDALTVTKISKVLTPATTRVEGERLVTRHCACCDKTIEKRVAIPRRSSSSSSSSSSYSSYSYSSSSSSSSSSSSSSSSSSGSSFGGGSSGGGGAGGSW; encoded by the coding sequence GTGCTTCTAAACCAATTGAGATATTGCTATCGCATCTTGCCGACCTTTGCCTTGGGCCTAGGTCTCAGCTTCTTACTGTCATCGCTTGTTCCCAGCCAAGCCATTGAAGTGTCTGCCGTTCCCAACCCGCGTCAAAACAACGTCTGGGTCACAGATATGGCCAATCTGCTCAGTCCCAGCAGTGAAGATCAGCTCAATCAGATGCTCTCAGCCCTGGAAGCCACCAATGGTGCAGAGATTGCGGTGGTCACCGTACCGGATACGCAGCCCTCAGCATCGCCCAAAACGTTCACAACAGAGCTATTCAAGACCTGGGGAATTGGCAAAAAAGGGGTAGACAATGGGGTTTTGTTTATGGTTTCTAAGGGCGATCGCCGCACGGAAATCGAAACAGGCTATGGCGTAGAAGGAATCTTACCCGATGCAAGGGTGGGCAAAATCATAAGGCTTGAAGTGACGCCACAGTTTAAGCAGGGCAACTTTGATGAGGGTATCGTCAACGGAACCCAAGCCCTGATCGCCTTGTTAGAGAACGAAATCTTTGAGCCACCGACACCCTTAGAGCAAATCAATCGATACACAGGCGGGCTATTTAGCAGTGCAAATGCTGTGGCCGTAGTATTCGTCGCCATCGTAGCTGCGCAGCTAAAGAGAATGCTCAAGGGAGGGCAGCAGGCTATTTTAGTTGCGCCGCTGGGGCGCACAGTCTCTGTAAAAACGGATGACTGGAGAGGGCAGTGGGTGGCGGGCCTCCGTTGGTTAGCCGGAGACTGCTCGCCTTTGGAGGGTACAGAGCGACGCCCCCTCAAGCTGGGTATTGTTCTTAATCCAACCCGAACAGTGTTTCAAGGCTGGTGGACCTTGTTTGGCCTTTTTGCGGGGCTTTGGGTTGTGTCCTCCATAATTGCAGGAGGCATACTGCTGAAGCTTCTGCTCATTTGGGCCTGGTTCGGCTATGAGCTTTGGTGCTGCGCTAAACGCGATATTAAGGGAAGAAAAGCACTAAAGACCGTTATGGTTACGCTCTTTACGTTTAGTTTCGTAGCTTTGTTTATGATGCTCGTGATATTTAGCATCTTCGAGGAGTTCTTTTTCCTACCCTCCTTGTTTTTGGCGGCTTTTGGTGGTGCCTGTGCGGGGTCACTACGGCTGTTGCGATCGCTCTGTGAGCATAACGAAGTTCTGTGTTTATCGTGCGATGGCCCCATGCAGCCCCTCGCGGAAGATGCTCTACAACAGCGTCTCAAGCCAGCAGAACAAGCGGCGAAGAAAATCAAAAGTACGATTTACGAAGGTTGGCAGTGTCCGGCCTGCAGTCCTGTTCTGGCTCAGGATGGCTTTGATCTGCACCTGTTCTCTGAAGTCATGCGGTCCCAGAAATTTGAGCGCTGCAGCGACTGTGATGCCCTCACAGTGACGAAAATATCAAAAGTTCTCACACCTGCGACAACCCGTGTGGAGGGAGAAAGACTGGTGACGAGACACTGTGCCTGCTGTGACAAAACAATTGAAAAACGAGTGGCTATTCCGCGCCGCTCTAGCTCTTCTTCCAGCTCTTCTAGTAGTTACAGCAGCTATAGCTATAGCTCATCGAGTTCTTCCAGCTCTTCCAGTAGTTCTTCCAGTAGTTCTTCCAGCGGCTCCAGTTTCGGCGGGGGCAGCAGCGGTGGCGGTGGTGCGGGCGGGAGCTGGTAG
- a CDS encoding TPM domain-containing protein, with product MLPQRMGHRAPIGFVLGLSFLLALVLPSTAIQISDVVNPRQANGGWVSDQANLLSDNAEAQLNALLTQLEENNGAEVAVVTVPDVAPSASPKAFTTELFNTWGIGKEGQDNGVLVMVSKGDRRVEIETGYGMEAILPDAKVGAIIRTEMIPEFKREAYETGIVNGTLAVVLGIAPDLKLPDSISEPLTQKAAALAVARHQEKLYKEEQAKRRLQYQQKREKQRQVERQRQQERSLAEARRRVELEAEQQQRLPLYKQLSVSGGLLSILGLVCFLNRVQSRLKAAQLTPHSLSTGGHSQEQQLNEGVRLQAAAIQLPPLGWSMYSYGGLAGVGLATLSAGLMGWAIVALMRSQTPWILLAIPAAFVGLIKGQSLILRLTACRVAQLQSKFCRQRELKPWSAKTFFKTSSASGCVNSALVVIGILCFLFYTIPALTAATEPSSTFAPDVTSAQISAAFSLVVSIYLANLLRQLWLSFQKQHLEKQTACRDCGFGLGKRGLTLSEQVRKATLHPESLSKAEAIAIDIGNIKYQAYSCQHCHPEQRPGTAYLKRRFRKSKTDCPECKADTLESETTQRKSGDLIHIYYYRTETCHLCGYENIKRWQKRKPKPKVRRSSSSSSSYSSGSSGSYSSGGSAGGSSGGSSGGSFGGGSSGGGGAGGSW from the coding sequence ATGCTCCCTCAACGAATGGGACACCGCGCCCCAATAGGGTTTGTTTTAGGTCTGAGTTTCTTGCTAGCCCTCGTGCTGCCCAGCACTGCGATTCAAATTTCTGATGTGGTGAATCCGCGACAGGCAAATGGGGGTTGGGTCTCAGATCAAGCTAATCTGCTTAGCGACAATGCAGAAGCTCAGCTCAATGCTTTACTCACCCAGCTAGAAGAGAACAATGGCGCAGAAGTGGCCGTCGTGACGGTGCCTGATGTTGCGCCCTCTGCTTCTCCTAAAGCCTTTACTACAGAACTGTTTAATACCTGGGGGATTGGGAAAGAGGGGCAAGATAACGGTGTGCTGGTGATGGTATCGAAGGGCGATCGTCGAGTTGAGATTGAGACAGGGTACGGGATGGAAGCAATTTTGCCCGATGCAAAGGTCGGGGCAATCATTCGCACCGAGATGATTCCAGAGTTTAAGCGTGAGGCCTATGAGACAGGGATTGTCAACGGGACTCTGGCCGTGGTTTTGGGAATTGCCCCAGATCTGAAGCTGCCAGATAGTATTTCGGAGCCTTTAACCCAAAAGGCAGCTGCCTTGGCAGTGGCGCGACATCAGGAAAAACTTTACAAGGAAGAACAAGCAAAACGGCGGCTTCAGTATCAACAGAAACGAGAAAAACAGAGACAAGTAGAACGTCAGCGTCAACAGGAGCGATCACTGGCTGAGGCGCGACGGCGGGTGGAGTTGGAGGCGGAACAACAGCAACGCTTGCCACTCTATAAGCAACTTTCAGTCTCTGGGGGATTGCTCTCGATTCTGGGGTTAGTTTGTTTCCTAAATCGTGTTCAAAGTCGATTGAAGGCTGCGCAGCTCACTCCCCATAGCCTCTCGACTGGAGGCCATTCCCAGGAGCAACAATTAAATGAAGGGGTAAGGCTACAGGCTGCCGCCATTCAATTGCCTCCGCTTGGATGGAGCATGTATAGCTATGGCGGTTTGGCAGGGGTGGGACTAGCGACTCTCAGCGCAGGTTTGATGGGATGGGCCATTGTGGCTTTGATGCGATCGCAAACTCCCTGGATTCTCCTGGCTATTCCTGCTGCATTTGTGGGTTTAATCAAGGGACAGTCGTTAATATTGAGATTGACGGCCTGCAGAGTGGCTCAACTGCAATCCAAGTTTTGTCGGCAGCGTGAGCTGAAACCCTGGTCAGCCAAGACCTTCTTTAAGACGTCTTCGGCCTCTGGATGTGTCAATTCTGCTCTGGTGGTAATCGGCATCCTCTGTTTCCTCTTTTATACTATCCCCGCCTTGACGGCAGCGACTGAACCAAGTAGCACGTTTGCTCCCGATGTGACTTCAGCACAGATCTCCGCTGCTTTTTCATTGGTGGTGTCTATCTATTTAGCCAACCTCTTACGGCAGCTCTGGCTTTCTTTTCAAAAACAACATCTAGAGAAACAAACCGCTTGCCGAGACTGTGGCTTTGGTCTCGGCAAGCGTGGCTTGACCCTCTCTGAGCAAGTGAGAAAAGCAACGCTGCACCCTGAAAGCTTAAGTAAAGCAGAGGCGATCGCGATCGATATCGGCAATATCAAATATCAGGCTTATAGCTGTCAGCATTGTCATCCTGAGCAGCGTCCCGGCACCGCTTATCTAAAACGCCGTTTCCGCAAGTCCAAGACTGACTGCCCCGAGTGTAAAGCCGATACCTTAGAGAGCGAAACGACACAGCGCAAATCTGGGGATTTGATTCACATCTACTACTACCGCACGGAAACTTGTCATTTGTGTGGCTATGAAAACATCAAACGTTGGCAGAAGCGCAAGCCCAAACCCAAAGTCAGACGTAGTTCTTCTTCGAGTTCAAGTTATTCGAGCGGGTCTAGCGGTAGCTATAGCTCGGGAGGAAGTGCTGGTGGTTCTTCTGGCGGCAGTAGTGGCGGCAGCTTTGGAGGCGGCTCCAGCGGCGGCGGTGGTGCGGGCGGAAGCTGGTAA
- the pntA gene encoding Re/Si-specific NAD(P)(+) transhydrogenase subunit alpha, protein MTVAVSKAVDTSPAQEASTQTQLVVGIPKEVFPGECRVAATPETSQKLQKLGFKVLIESGAGAAANFSDTAYEEAGCHIVSDAATLWGSSKIILKVRAPQVNPASSQHESELLTEDKTLISFIWPAQNAELLEQLAARKATVLAMDSIPRISRAQKMDALSSMANIAGYRAVIEAAQNFGRFFTGQITAAGKVPPAKVLVIGAGVAGLAAIGAARSLGAIVRAFDTRPVVKEQVQSMGAEFLELEFEEDGTGQGGYAKTMSKEFIDAEMALFLEQAHDVDIIVTTALIPGRPAPKLITEEMVNAMKDGSVIVDMAAEQGGNCELTKPNEIYCHNGVSILGLTDLPSRMASQSSQLYGTNLWHLLKDMGGSDNYNVNFEDEVVRGALVMHEGEITWPAPKPEPSPAAAAPAQKAEVQAPTAVVEAEPFPLKGLLWPVLAGLALVGVGIGAPPSFLSHFTVFVLACFVGWQVIWNVSPALHTPLMSVTNAISGIIILGGMLQISGPLTSPTTVLGAIAILVGTINISGGFLVTQRMLQMFRK, encoded by the coding sequence ATGACTGTTGCTGTTTCTAAAGCAGTTGACACCAGCCCAGCCCAAGAGGCATCAACTCAGACTCAGCTTGTGGTGGGAATTCCCAAAGAGGTTTTTCCCGGAGAGTGCCGCGTTGCCGCTACGCCAGAAACATCACAAAAGCTGCAAAAGCTTGGCTTCAAGGTCCTGATCGAATCCGGTGCCGGTGCCGCCGCTAATTTTTCAGATACCGCCTATGAAGAGGCCGGTTGTCACATCGTTTCTGACGCTGCAACCCTCTGGGGATCGTCAAAAATCATCCTCAAGGTGCGCGCGCCACAGGTGAATCCTGCTTCCAGTCAGCATGAGTCAGAGCTGCTCACCGAAGATAAAACGCTGATTAGCTTTATTTGGCCTGCTCAAAATGCTGAGTTGCTAGAACAGCTTGCTGCTCGCAAAGCAACCGTCCTGGCAATGGACTCGATCCCCAGAATCTCGCGGGCGCAGAAAATGGATGCCCTTAGCTCGATGGCAAACATTGCCGGGTATCGAGCCGTGATTGAGGCTGCTCAAAACTTTGGTCGCTTTTTCACTGGACAAATCACTGCTGCGGGTAAAGTGCCGCCAGCGAAAGTGCTGGTAATTGGTGCAGGCGTGGCGGGTCTCGCGGCCATTGGTGCCGCCCGTAGCTTGGGTGCAATTGTGCGAGCCTTTGATACGCGACCTGTTGTCAAAGAACAGGTTCAAAGCATGGGGGCTGAATTCTTAGAGCTTGAGTTTGAAGAAGATGGCACAGGCCAGGGTGGCTATGCCAAAACGATGAGTAAAGAGTTCATCGACGCAGAAATGGCGCTGTTTTTAGAGCAGGCCCATGACGTCGATATCATCGTCACTACCGCACTGATTCCTGGTCGTCCAGCGCCGAAGCTGATCACCGAAGAAATGGTAAACGCCATGAAAGATGGCTCTGTGATTGTCGATATGGCGGCAGAGCAGGGCGGTAACTGTGAGCTAACGAAGCCCAACGAAATTTATTGCCACAACGGGGTTTCCATTCTGGGTCTAACGGATCTACCTAGCCGGATGGCGAGTCAGTCCAGTCAGCTGTACGGCACCAACCTCTGGCATCTGCTCAAGGATATGGGCGGCTCTGACAACTACAATGTCAATTTTGAAGACGAGGTGGTGCGGGGCGCGTTGGTCATGCACGAAGGTGAGATCACTTGGCCTGCCCCTAAGCCTGAACCCAGTCCGGCGGCGGCAGCTCCAGCGCAAAAAGCTGAGGTCCAAGCACCGACTGCAGTGGTTGAAGCTGAACCGTTTCCTTTAAAAGGTTTGCTGTGGCCTGTATTAGCAGGTCTAGCGTTAGTGGGCGTTGGTATTGGTGCACCGCCATCTTTCCTCTCGCACTTCACCGTGTTTGTGTTGGCCTGTTTTGTGGGCTGGCAGGTGATCTGGAATGTTTCTCCAGCCTTGCATACGCCTTTGATGAGTGTGACCAACGCCATTAGCGGCATTATTATTCTCGGCGGAATGCTCCAGATTTCGGGGCCGCTGACCTCGCCGACGACTGTTTTAGGTGCGATCGCAATTCTAGTGGGCACCATCAATATCTCCGGGGGCTTTTTGGTCACCCAACGAATGCTGCAGATGTTCCGTAAGTAG
- the pntB gene encoding Re/Si-specific NAD(P)(+) transhydrogenase subunit beta, giving the protein MTNSLVTVAYIAASALFILSLAGLSNQETARKGNLYGIAGMLIAFVATALGSQVTGYTTLIAVIIPGVIIGAILASRVAMTSMPELVAILHSFVGLAAVLVGIGNYLQPESGLTGSEEVIHQIEIYIGVFIGAVTFTGSIIAFGKLRAILGSKPLMLPGRHILNISLLVATVVFGVQFMGADSTAAGLTPLLIMTGLASFLGIHLVVSIGGADMPVVISMLNSYSGWAAAAAGFMLSNDLLIIIGALVGSSGAILSYIMCEAMNRSFFSVILGGFGTGAPTGEAKKIEGEATPTTVEETAEKLRNAKNIIIAPGYGMAVAQAQHSVAQITKNLRDRGANVRFGIHPVAGRLPGHMNVLLAEANLPYDIVLEMDEINDDFGETDLVLVIGANDTVNPSAIEDPNSPIAGMPVLEVWNAENVVVMKRSLGSGYAGVDNPLFYKENTDMLFGDARENVDAILGQLAAKSSGKTLVGAGK; this is encoded by the coding sequence ATGACCAATAGTCTTGTCACCGTCGCTTATATTGCGGCTAGTGCGTTATTCATTCTAAGTCTGGCTGGCCTCTCTAACCAAGAGACTGCCCGCAAAGGAAACCTCTACGGCATTGCCGGAATGCTGATTGCCTTTGTCGCCACTGCCCTAGGTAGCCAGGTGACAGGATATACAACCCTCATTGCCGTGATTATCCCCGGCGTGATCATTGGGGCGATTTTAGCTTCTCGGGTCGCCATGACCTCTATGCCTGAGCTAGTTGCCATTCTGCACAGCTTCGTCGGCTTAGCCGCCGTACTGGTGGGAATCGGCAACTATCTGCAGCCGGAGTCAGGTTTGACTGGATCTGAAGAAGTGATTCACCAGATCGAAATCTATATCGGTGTCTTTATTGGGGCCGTTACTTTCACCGGTTCCATCATCGCCTTCGGTAAGCTACGGGCCATTTTGGGCAGTAAGCCTCTAATGCTTCCCGGCCGCCATATTTTGAATATCAGTCTGTTGGTGGCAACCGTTGTCTTTGGTGTGCAGTTCATGGGGGCTGACAGCACTGCCGCTGGCCTCACGCCACTGTTGATTATGACGGGTCTGGCAAGCTTTCTTGGCATTCACCTCGTGGTTTCCATTGGTGGGGCTGACATGCCGGTGGTGATTTCTATGCTGAACAGCTACTCTGGCTGGGCGGCTGCAGCGGCGGGCTTTATGCTCTCTAACGACCTGCTGATTATTATTGGTGCGCTTGTTGGCAGCAGTGGTGCGATTCTGAGCTACATCATGTGTGAAGCGATGAACCGCTCTTTCTTCAGCGTTATTCTAGGCGGATTTGGTACTGGAGCACCTACCGGCGAAGCGAAGAAAATTGAAGGTGAAGCGACACCGACCACCGTTGAAGAGACGGCTGAAAAGCTGCGGAACGCCAAGAACATCATTATCGCCCCTGGTTATGGAATGGCTGTGGCTCAGGCTCAGCATTCGGTGGCTCAGATTACGAAGAATCTGAGAGATCGCGGTGCTAATGTCCGTTTCGGGATTCACCCTGTTGCCGGTCGTCTACCCGGTCACATGAACGTGCTGCTAGCTGAGGCCAATCTCCCCTACGACATCGTGCTGGAGATGGACGAAATCAACGATGACTTTGGTGAAACCGATCTGGTGCTTGTGATTGGCGCTAACGATACGGTGAACCCCAGTGCAATCGAAGATCCCAACAGCCCCATTGCCGGGATGCCGGTTCTCGAAGTTTGGAACGCTGAAAATGTTGTGGTTATGAAGCGCAGCCTTGGTAGCGGCTATGCAGGTGTTGATAATCCTCTGTTTTATAAAGAGAACACTGACATGCTGTTTGGTGATGCTCGGGAGAACGTGGATGCCATTCTTGGTCAGTTGGCGGCCAAGTCTTCTGGCAAAACTTTGGTGGGAGCCGGAAAGTAG
- a CDS encoding SixA phosphatase family protein, translating to MSKKLILFRHGKSDWSAVYKKDCDRNLTKRGIETAKTMGRLLSNATPDLVITSSAVRAKRTVELALQAGQWGCPVQVTNQLYEASPTQVLTIIHQVAIEINTLLLAGHEPTCSALASQLIGGGQLRFPTGAIARIDFDVDIWQQVTCGQGVLRWLLQPKLFQP from the coding sequence ATGAGTAAGAAACTCATCCTTTTTCGTCACGGTAAGTCTGACTGGAGTGCGGTTTATAAAAAGGATTGCGATCGCAACCTCACAAAGCGGGGTATTGAAACCGCCAAAACAATGGGTCGTCTATTGAGCAATGCAACACCCGATCTCGTGATTACTTCTTCTGCTGTCAGAGCCAAACGAACAGTGGAGCTAGCCCTGCAGGCGGGACAATGGGGCTGTCCAGTCCAGGTCACCAATCAGCTTTATGAGGCTAGCCCTACCCAGGTTCTGACTATCATTCATCAGGTCGCTATCGAGATCAATACTTTGCTGTTAGCAGGCCACGAACCCACTTGCTCAGCTTTAGCATCACAGCTGATTGGAGGGGGACAGCTCCGCTTCCCTACGGGAGCAATAGCGCGGATCGATTTTGATGTCGATATTTGGCAACAGGTTACCTGTGGGCAAGGGGTTCTTCGGTGGTTGTTGCAGCCTAAACTTTTTCAGCCGTAG
- a CDS encoding DUF6208 family protein codes for MSNTRRPLPLSLLWELPLAVLSFCFFKVVKTLIGLFYGIYLSRDRNRATQWQVLSTDVLSIPIVLPVLMTKGPRWNTHAIIGTVGPFAAQEAISIDLTPPRQSAQSWTIVVYRYPDYATVAQLSSLEQGAELQHTLKVAPGKYSLALRYYECSGAVEFPSVQADAVTVAPGADDQTPADTENPSSSEPPTINAQTASAETNAFYRHLSDRHNGFYLALHYYIYTLLQLRPWLPEAFVTREYLPVGNPDTAFFYDYVEAQQALSLSLHPTALQNYDIYFTLYSRSSLPLFYTKIEQETVTVPPFPTKGYYLIRTRPRNVQVPPPDSQLIQVAFTA; via the coding sequence GTGAGCAACACTAGGCGTCCCCTGCCGCTTTCTCTGCTCTGGGAACTTCCCTTGGCCGTGCTGTCCTTTTGCTTTTTCAAGGTCGTGAAGACGTTGATTGGGCTTTTCTATGGGATTTATTTGAGTCGAGATCGCAACCGAGCGACCCAGTGGCAGGTTCTCTCTACCGACGTGTTGAGCATTCCCATCGTGCTCCCGGTGCTGATGACCAAAGGCCCCCGCTGGAACACCCACGCCATCATTGGCACCGTCGGTCCTTTTGCTGCTCAGGAAGCTATTTCGATTGACCTGACTCCTCCGCGCCAATCGGCGCAATCCTGGACCATTGTTGTTTATCGCTATCCTGACTATGCCACCGTGGCCCAGCTCAGCTCACTCGAACAGGGTGCAGAGCTACAGCACACCCTCAAAGTCGCACCCGGAAAATATAGTTTGGCCCTCCGATATTACGAATGTTCGGGAGCTGTTGAATTCCCCAGCGTTCAGGCCGATGCCGTCACCGTTGCGCCAGGAGCCGATGATCAAACTCCTGCCGACACCGAAAACCCATCATCGTCAGAGCCGCCCACTATCAATGCCCAGACGGCTTCTGCAGAGACCAATGCGTTTTATCGCCATCTAAGCGATCGCCACAACGGGTTTTATCTTGCACTTCACTACTATATCTATACGCTCCTTCAGCTTCGCCCCTGGCTGCCAGAGGCCTTTGTCACCCGAGAATATCTACCCGTGGGCAATCCTGACACAGCCTTTTTCTATGACTATGTTGAAGCGCAGCAGGCTCTCTCTCTCTCCCTGCACCCTACGGCGTTACAAAACTACGATATTTACTTCACGCTCTATAGCCGTTCTAGCCTGCCCCTGTTTTACACCAAGATTGAGCAAGAAACCGTGACGGTTCCTCCCTTTCCTACTAAAGGTTACTATCTCATTCGGACTCGTCCTCGAAACGTGCAGGTACCCCCACCTGACTCACAGCTTATTCAGGTTGCTTTTACGGCCTAA